TTCTCCCATATCATACACAGTTGTCTTATGACTTGATTGAGTTGACTGAAATGATTAAACAATTTATAACACATATTCAACTCCATGTTATTTCACACTTTAAAAACAAACAGGAAGTTATTGAAATTGCGTGTCAATATGTCACAGATAATCCTCAGCTAATTGAAGAAATTCAATCTCGAGAAGCCAAAGGCAGCAATGTTTATCCAACATTTGGATTTGCTTTACTGCATTGTACAACAGAACTTGTCAAAGAGTGCTGTGTGCATATTTTAAGAGCAGATACAGGGATTTTTACAGGAGCAGATATTGCTGACATCAAAGTTGTATTATTAATGTTGATGCCTCGCAACGCTTTAACATTAGAAAAAAGAATGATGTCATATATTTCATCACAGTTGATTGAAAACCAGGAATTTTTTAACCAATTGTTAAGTGGTGATGAAGCAAAGATCATCGAAGCATTTAATCATATTTTACAAAATTGGATTATTAAAATCATTAAGGAGGAAGAATGAAATGGCACGTATAAATGTTTATTTTGCCTGTGATGCCGGAATGGGATCAAGTGCACTTGGGGCAAGTCTTTTCAAAAGATATGTTAGTTGTGATATAGCTGTTTCTAATTGTTCTCTCTATGATATTCCACAAAGGTGTAATGTTGTGATTGTTCAAAGAGCGCTTTTGCCCTATGTTCAAAAACAATATCGTTTTCTCAAAGTTTATACTATTGATAATTTCTTAGATGAAAAAAGACTCCAGACTATTTCAAAGGAGATGACAGCGATGATTGAAAATAGCAATATACTTGCAAAAGAATCAATTGTTTTAGATTGTCCATCTTGTAGCAGTGATGAAGCCATTGTTGCAGTTGGTCAGTTATTAATGGATAAAGGTTATATTGAAGAACCTTATATTCAGGGAATGTTAAATCGTGATCATGATTTAACAACTTATATAGGTAATGATTTGGCAATTCCTCATGGGGAATATGATGTTAAAGATTATGTAAAAAAGACTGGGATAGCAGTGATGATCTATCCGCAGGGAATTGATTGGAATGGAAATAAAACACGTATTGTGATTGGGATTGCTGCAAAAGGCAATGACCATATGGAAATCTTAACAAATATTGCTTTAAAATTGAGTGATATGGAAACAGTAGAAAAAATAGTAAATGCTTGTGATATTGACTTTATCTATGAGGTCTTAACACAAGGAGAATAAATTTATGATTATTACAGTGACTTTAAATCCAGCAATTGATAAAACAGCTCAAGTTGATAAGATGGTTTGTAATGGATTAAACCGTTTAGATCATGTTTTACTTGATGTGGGTGGTAAAGGTATCAATGTTTCTAAAGCAATTCAGCAATTAGGTGGTCAATCTATTTGTACTGGTTTCATTGCAGGTGAAAATGGGCAATGGATTGAAAAGAAGTTAGACCAGATGGGCTTGGAATATAAATTCCAGCATGTTGATGGTAATACACGTATGAATTTAAAAGTTTTAGATAAGGATATGAACTTGACTGAACTTAATGAAGTGGGTCAGGAAATAAGTCAACAAGATGTTAAAGCATTGAGTGATGCTTTATTAGAAATGACGTTTGAAGGTGACATTGTTGTGTTAGCTGGAAGCGTTCCTAAAGGTGTTCCCAAAACGATTTATAATGAATTAATAACTTTATTAAAAGAAAAAGGTGCAAAAGTGATTCTTGATGCTGATGGTGATTTATTCACTAATGGTATTGAAGCAGGACCTTATTTAATTAAGCCGAATAAATATGAATTGTGTAAATATTTTGGTTTAAATGAGGATGTCAGTGATTTGGTGTTAATTGAAAATGCTCGTAAATTACTTTATAAAGGCATTGAACTGGTTGTGATTTCACTTGGCTCAGATGGTGCAATGTTCATTACTCATGATGAAGTAGCACGTGTTCCAGGATTAAATATTGTTGCTCATTCTGCAGTTGGTGCAGGTGATTCAATGGTTGGCGCATTGGCTTATGGGATTGAACAGAATTATGAACTTATTCCATTGATTAAATGGGCAGTTGCGACATCAGCTGGAGCAGTTATGACTGAAGGAACCAAAGCACCAAGTCTTGCAATGGTTGAAAAATTAATTAATGAAGTGAACATTTATTTTAAATAAGAGGAGAACATATATATGAAAACAAAAGCAGTCCGTCTTTATGGCGTTGATGATATAAGATTAGAAGAATTTGATTTACCAGAAATTAAAGATGATGAAATTTTAGTCAAAGTTGTTTCAGATAGTATTTGTATGTCAACATACAAAACAATTAAACAAGGTGCAAACCATAAACGTGTTCCTAATGATGTTTATGACAATCCAATTATTATTGGTCATGAGTTTGCTGGTGATATTGTGAAAGTTGGTAAAAAATGGCAAGATCAATTTAAACCAGGTCAAAAATTTGCTCAACAGCCAGCTATCCCAGGTCAAATGGAATCACCAGGTTATTCATATCAATGGTGTGGTGGTGACAGCGAATACTGTATTTTTCCTAATGATATTATTGAAGCTGGATGTTTATGGACTTTTGAAGGAGATAGTTACTTTGCCGCTTCTGTAGCTGAACCAATGTGTTGTGTTATCTCTGGATTCCATACTCATTATCATACAGTCCCAGGAAGTTATGATCATGTTATGGGGACGAAAAAAGATGGAAATATCATTGTTTTAGGTGGTTGTGGTCCAATGGGACTAGGAGCAGTGAGTTATGCATTGACTTATGAAAACAAACCAAAAAGATTTGTTGTGACAGATATTGATGATGCAAGAATTGAACGTGCGAGAGAAGTGATTTCAGAAGCAGAAGCTGCTAAACATGGTGTTGAATTACATTATGTGAATACTGCTAAAATGAAAGATCCAGTGGCAGAATTAATGGCTCTCACTGATGGACATGGCTATGATGATGTCTTTGTCTATGTTCCTCTTGAAAGTGTTTCTGAAATGGCTGATCAGTTAATGGCATATGATGGAAATCTTAACTTATTTGCCGGACCAACAGATCCAGACTTCTCAGCTTCTATGAATTTATACAATTGTCATTATTCAAGACATCGTATCTTAGGAAGCACGGGTGGAACTATTGATGATATGAAAGAAGCAATTGAAAAAGATGCTCAAGGTCAAATCAAAACAGCTGTTATGATTACTCATATTGGAGGTTTAGATGCAGTTGCTGATACGACAAAGAATTTACCAAATATTCCAGGTGGAAAGAAATTAATCTATACACATATTCAAATGCCTTTAACAGCAATTGATGATTTTGAAGAATTAGGAAAAACAAATGAATTATTTAAAAAACTTGCTGATTCTACAAAGAAAACAAATGGTTTATGGAATAGTGAAGCAGAAAAGATTCTTTTAGAAAGTTTCCAATAAATGAAAAAGGCTTATGTTTTGCATAAGCCTCTTTTTATAAAGATGAAAGATCATCAAAAGTATTTTCAGGAATTATCAAGAGAATATCCAACTATTCAATCCATTTGTCAAGAAATTATTCACTTACAGTCACTTTTAAATTTACCTAAAGGAACAGAACATTATATATCAGATTTACATGGTGAATATAATGCCTTTGCTCATCTTATGAATAATTGTTCAGGGGTTATTAAAGAAAAAGCCATTGTTATTTTTGAAAATGAAATGTCTTTACAAGACATTAATGAACTTTGTTTTTTAATCTATTATCCCGATAAAGTTCTGACACAGAAGTATCCACAAGTCTGGTATCGAGATATGATTTTAAAACTGATACGCTTAACACGTTATGTGACATCTAAATATACTCGTTCACATGTAAGGGAAAATATTAAAAATGAATATGCATATATTATTGATGAACTGCTTCATGCACAGTTAGATGAACTTGATCAACAATATGTTTATCATCTGCAAATTATTGACACCATTATTGAATTAGATGAAGCTGATCATTTTATAACAATTCTCACAGAAATGATTCGTTTTTTTGCCATTCATCGTTTGCATATTCTAGGAGATATTTATGATCGAGGGGCATTTCCAGATAAAATTATAGATGATTTAATGAACTGTCAGCGTTTTGATTTACAATGGGGGAATCATGATATTTTATGGCTGGGAGCAAGTTTAGGACAGCCAGCATGCATCATGAGTGTT
The sequence above is drawn from the Candidatus Stoquefichus sp. SB1 genome and encodes:
- a CDS encoding PTS sugar transporter subunit IIA, whose protein sequence is MARINVYFACDAGMGSSALGASLFKRYVSCDIAVSNCSLYDIPQRCNVVIVQRALLPYVQKQYRFLKVYTIDNFLDEKRLQTISKEMTAMIENSNILAKESIVLDCPSCSSDEAIVAVGQLLMDKGYIEEPYIQGMLNRDHDLTTYIGNDLAIPHGEYDVKDYVKKTGIAVMIYPQGIDWNGNKTRIVIGIAAKGNDHMEILTNIALKLSDMETVEKIVNACDIDFIYEVLTQGE
- the pfkB gene encoding 1-phosphofructokinase, whose translation is MIITVTLNPAIDKTAQVDKMVCNGLNRLDHVLLDVGGKGINVSKAIQQLGGQSICTGFIAGENGQWIEKKLDQMGLEYKFQHVDGNTRMNLKVLDKDMNLTELNEVGQEISQQDVKALSDALLEMTFEGDIVVLAGSVPKGVPKTIYNELITLLKEKGAKVILDADGDLFTNGIEAGPYLIKPNKYELCKYFGLNEDVSDLVLIENARKLLYKGIELVVISLGSDGAMFITHDEVARVPGLNIVAHSAVGAGDSMVGALAYGIEQNYELIPLIKWAVATSAGAVMTEGTKAPSLAMVEKLINEVNIYFK
- a CDS encoding zinc-binding dehydrogenase translates to MKTKAVRLYGVDDIRLEEFDLPEIKDDEILVKVVSDSICMSTYKTIKQGANHKRVPNDVYDNPIIIGHEFAGDIVKVGKKWQDQFKPGQKFAQQPAIPGQMESPGYSYQWCGGDSEYCIFPNDIIEAGCLWTFEGDSYFAASVAEPMCCVISGFHTHYHTVPGSYDHVMGTKKDGNIIVLGGCGPMGLGAVSYALTYENKPKRFVVTDIDDARIERAREVISEAEAAKHGVELHYVNTAKMKDPVAELMALTDGHGYDDVFVYVPLESVSEMADQLMAYDGNLNLFAGPTDPDFSASMNLYNCHYSRHRILGSTGGTIDDMKEAIEKDAQGQIKTAVMITHIGGLDAVADTTKNLPNIPGGKKLIYTHIQMPLTAIDDFEELGKTNELFKKLADSTKKTNGLWNSEAEKILLESFQ